The DNA region CGGAAGTAACGGGCATCCACGGCAACGATGCAGCGCCCCCGGTCATCATAGCCCTTCTCTTCCAGGCCGCTGCCTTGCCAATCTATCCCGATCCCCAGCTCGGCTGCCGCACTGTTGATAAAATCCCGCACACTGTGCTGCGCGCCGGTGGCAATCACATAATCATCAGGCTCCTCCTGCTGGAGCATCAGCCATTGCATCTCCACATAGTCCCGGGCATGGCCCCAGTCCCGTTTTGCCTCCAGGTTGCCGAGGTAGAGGCAATCCTGGAGTCCGAGCTTGATCCGGGCCAGGGCCCGGGTGATCTTCCGGGTGACAAAGGTCTCGCCCCGGACCGGCGACTCATGGTTGAACAGGATCCCGTTGCAGGCGTACATCCCGTAAGCCTCGCGGTAATTGACCGTGATCCAGTAAGAGTAGAGCTTGGCCACCGCATAGGGCGAACGGGGATAAAACGGGGTGGTCTCGGTCTGGGGTGTCTCCCGCACCTGGCCGTAGAGTTCCGAGGTGGAGGCCTGGTAGAACCGGGTCTTGTTCTCAAGACCCAGGATCCGGATCGCCTCCAGGAGCCGCAGGGTGCCCAGGGCATCGGAGTTGGCCGTGTATTCCGGGGTCTCAAAGGAGACCGCCACATGACTCTGGGCCGCCAGGTTGTACAACTCGTCGGGCTGGACCTCCTGGATGATCCGGATCAGGTTGGTGGAATCGGTGAGGTCGCCGAAATGGAGAAAAAAGCGCCGCCCCTTCTCATGGGGGTCCTGGTAGAGATGATCGATCCGGTCGGTGTTGAACAGGGAACTGCGCCGCTTGACGCCATGGACCTCATAGCCCTTGGCGAGCAGCATCTCGGCGAGGTAGGCGCCGTCCTGGCCGGTGACCCCGGTGATCAATGCCCGCTTGTGCATGGATATAGTTCTCCTTTTATGTAAATTTAAGTTATTGGTTAATGGTTATTGGTTATTGGTTATTGGTGAAAGATTACAACATGTTGTTACTATTAACAAATAACGAATAACTATCAACTTTGTCGGTCTCGCAACAACCCGCTCGACGGACGTGATTCGTCTTGTAACTTGTTGATTTTATTGGGTGGCATTTGAAGCCTTTCGGGTTGTTACGAGTTCATCAACTTTCTTCACCGTCCACCGCCCACTGTCCACTGTTTTTTCCGTCCTCTGTCATCTCCCTGTCTTCTGATAACGGGCCACGGCCCGGTTATGCTCGGCCAGGCTCCTGGAAAAATAATGGCTGCCGTCGTTCCTGGCGACAAAATAGAGATAGGACTCCGTGGCCGGCGCCAGTACCGCGGCAATGGCCGCCCGGCCCGGATTACAGATCGGCCCGGGCGGCAGTCCCTTGATCAGATAGGTATTGTACGGCGTCGGTTGTTCAAGGTCCTGCCGGGTCAACCGCCCCCACTCCTTCCGGCTCAACAACAGACCGTAACGCACCGTCGGATCGGCCTGGAGACGCATCCCCAACCGGAGCCGGTTGAGAAAAACCCGGGCCACCAGCGGCCGTTCCCCGGGCCGGCCGGTCTCCTTTTCCACGATCGAGGCCAGGGTGAGAATCTGGTGCCGGGACATACCGTTTTCTTGCGGGTACTGTTCGAGAAGCCGGGCAAGGACCCGCTGGTTCCCGGCCACCATCAGCCTGATGATTCCGCCCTCATCCTGCTGGCCGCGGGAGAGCAGATAGGTGTCCGGAAAAAGATATCCCTCCAGGTCATTGACATCCAGGCCCAGTTTGCGGATAAACCCGGGATCGCGGCACCGGGCCAGGAAACGGTCCCGGTCCACCCAGCCGTCCCTGGCCAGGATATCCGCCACCTGATATTGGTTCATCCCCTCGGGAATGGTCACCGGCCGGTATAAGACCCGGCCCGAGACGAGCAGATCAAGCACCTGGAGCGGTGTCCGGCCGGCCGGAAAAAGATATTCACCGGCCTTGAGCCGACGGCCCTTGCCGGTGATCGCGGCCAGGATAACCAAGGGGGTATTCCCGCGGATCACCCCATGGGCGGCCAGGATCTTCTCGATCCGGGCCAGGCCGGTGGCCTGGGGAATGACCACCGTGACCGGCCCGCCATTGACCGGAATAAAGGCATGGCAGGCAAGCCAGACCGCCCAGAGAAGCGGAATCCCCACCAGAAAGGGCAGGATCCACTTTAAAAAAGAGGGCGGCGCCGCGGCCGCGTTTCCGCCAGTTTTCGTTTCATCCGACGTGGAGAGGTCCCGGTCCATGCCCTTACCGTAATTGATCGCAACCGTTCTTCAGGGACTGTAAATTTACGGAAACCACCGGCCTGTAAGCGTTTACCCGGTCTTCTTCTTTTTACCGGCCATTGCTTTTTTCTTCATTATGAGCGCTTTCCTGCGTTTCTTGAAATCCTTAAACACCAGGGCCAGAATCTCGTCCATGTGCTTTACCGGGATGAACTGCATCTGGGCCCGGATATCCTTGGGGATATCGGCCAGGTCCTTTTTGTTCTGATCCGGAATAATCACCGTCTTGATCCCGGCCCGCAAGGCGGCGAGCGCCTTTTCCTTGAGCCCGCCGATCGGGAGTACCCGGCCGCGCAGGGTAATCTCGCCGGTCATCGCAATTCCCGAGGCGGCCTTCTGTTTGGACAGGGCGGAATAGAGGGAGGTGGCAATGGTCACCCCTGCCGAAGGCCCGTCCTTGGGTATGGCCCCGGCCGGCACGTGGACATGGATATCAATCCCCTCGAAATAATCCTCAGCCACCCCCAGGTCCTCCTGGCGGGACCGGCAGTAGCTCAGGGCGGCCCGGGCCGATTCCTTCATCACGTCACCCAGCTGGCCGGTAAGGGTAAGATTGCCGCGGCCCTTGATCACCATGGTTTCCACATAGAGGATCTCGCCGCCCACCTCGGTCCAGGCCAGGCCGGTGGTCAGACCCGGCTGATCAATGGCCTCCTGCTCGAACTCGGGCAGAAAAACCGGCGGCCCCAGATACTTGTCCAGGGTCCGGTTGGAGATGGTATAAGGTCCTTTTCCGCCCTCGGCAACCCGCCGGGCCACCTTGCGGCAGACCTTGCCGATCTCCCGCTCCAGATTTCTCAGACCGGATTCACGGGTATAATGGGTGATGATCTTCCTGATCATCTCTTCACCCAGTTTGATCTGGCGCTCGGTGATCCCGTTCTCGCTCAATTGCCGGGGCAGCAGGTAGCGGCGGGCTATTTCCAGTTTCTCCTCCAGGGTGTAGCCGGACAACCGGATAACCTCCATCCGGTCCATCAGCGGCCGCGGGATGGTGTCGGTGAGGTTGGCGGTGGTGATGAACATCACCTTGGACAAATCGCAGGGCAGGTTGAGGTAATGATCGGAAAAGCTGAAATTCTGCTCTGGATCAAGGACCTCCAGCAGGGCTGACGAGGGATCGCCCCGATAGTCGGCCCCCACCTTGTCGATCTCATCGAGCATGAATACCGGATTGTTGGTGCCCACTACCTTCAACCCCTGGATGATCCGGCCGGGCATGGCGCCGATATAGGTCCGCCGGTGGCCACGGATCTCGGCCTCGTCGCGCATCCCGCCCAGTGACAGCCGATGAAACTTGCGCCCCAGGGCCCGGGCGATTGACTGACCCAGCGAGGTCTTGCCCACCCCGGGAGGACCGACGAAACAGAGAATCGGCCCCTTGGTGGACTTGTTCAACTTACGCACCGCCAGATACTCAATGATCCGCTCCTTGACCTTGTCCAGGCCGTAATGATCGGCATCCAGCACCTTCTTGGCCATCTTCAGATCAAGCCGGTCCCGGCTCGATTTGCGCCAGGGCACATCCAGCAGCCAGTCGAGGTAGGTCCGGATAATCGATGCCTCCGAGGCATCAGGGTGCATCACCTCCAGCCGTTTGAGCTGTTTCAAGGCCTCGTCCCTGACCACCCGCGGCATCCGCCGCTTGGTAAACTGGACCCGCAGATCCTCCAGTTCCTGGGATCGGTCATCCACATCACCCAGTTCCTTTTTCAGGGCCTGGATCTGTTCCCGGAGATAATACTCCCGCTGCGAGCGACTCATCTCCTCCTTGGCCTCGGACTGGATCTTGGCCTGCATGGTGGAGACCTCCAGTTCGCGGCGGAGAAACTCGGCAACCAGCTTCAACCGCTCTATCGGGCCAAAGGTCTCCAGGACCGACTGGGACTCAGCCACCTTGAGATGGAGGTTGGAACCGACCAGGTCGGCCAGCCGGCCCGGCTCCTCGATGTTGTTCATGATCATCACCAGGTCAGACGAAAGCACCCCGCGCAGGGACATCAACTTCTCGGTCTGCTCGCGCACCGTCCGCATCAGGGCCTCGGTCTCCACGGTGATCTCGTCGATCTCCTGCTCCTCGACCACCTCGATCTTGACCGAGAAATGGGGGTCCTCCCGGACATACTCCCTGATCCGGGCCTTGGACAGGGCCTGGACCAGTACCTTGAGCCGGCCGTCCGGCAGCTTGAGGGTCCGCATGATCATGCTCACCATGCCCACCTGGTACAGATCTTCCTGGCCCGGCTCCTCCTTGGTGGCATCCTTCTGGGTCACCAGCATCAGCAGCTTGTCCTTGGCCAGGGCCTCGTTGACCGCGGCCACCGAGGTCGGCCGGCCCACGAACAGGGGGATGATCATGTAATTGAAAACCACCACATCCCGGACCGCCATCATCGGCAGCTCTTCCGGTATATCAAAATCCTGCCGTTCGGTGAAATCGTCCATGCCGGCACTCATTGAATCGTTCAGTCCCACAACAACCTCCAGTATGTAATATGTAATGGCGGCACGCCCAGGCCCTCGGCAACCGCGCCCCTTGAACCTACCGCTTAGCATGATTCCGGCCGCGACAAAAGAAAAAAACACAACGCGGTAGAAATAATGACAAAAAGTGATCAAAAGTTAAGCATCGGCAACCCTGAAGTCAAGGGTGACCGGCCGGCATCAGCCGCCTTTTTTCTGCTTGAATAAATCGAGCAATTACTCCATTATGGGCAGGTATCCATAAGCCTGTTTTTAAGAACCACTATCCTCCGGAGCGAGCATGCTGACCGCGGCGTCCTTTTTCGATCTTGCCGACTTTGCCCATGGCGATCTGTTTCCATCCGGGGCCCGGGCATGGGAGCCCCTGACCCTGCTCGGCCCCTATCTGGAAAACTCCAGCTATCCACCCCTGGACCGGAATCTTGTCCCGGCCGACGCGCCCCTGGCCCGGACCGTTATTTTCCATCACGGCTCCTTTATCGATGCCCAGGGGCTGACCATCAAATTCGGGGACACCACCAAGGGCGGGCTTGAGGTCCTTGACGGCCGGACATTGCTGGCCGGCGCCAGTGTAATCATGGCCGGCGCGGTGCTGATGGGCTCCAGGATCAAACTCGGGGCCGGGGTGCTGGTTGAACCGGGCGCCCTGATCAAGTCGCCGGTTATCCTGGGCGATCATACCGAGGTCCGCCAGGGGGCCTACCTGCGCGGCTTCTGCCTTACCGGCCGCGGCTGCGTGCTGGGCCATACCACCGAGGTCAAGAACGCCATCCTCCTGGACCGGGCCAAGGCCGGCCATTTCGCCTATCTCGGAGACAGCATCCTGGGCAATGACGTCAACCTGGGGGCTGGCACCAAACTGGCCAACCTGCGTTTTACCGAGGGCACGATACTGATAAAGACCCCGCACGGACCGGTGGACACCGGCCTCAGAAAACTGGGCGCCATTCTCGGCGACCAGGTCCAGACCGGCTGCAACGCGGTAACCAGCCCCGGCACCCTGCTGGGCCGGAGATCCATGGTCCTGCCCAACATCACCGTTCGGGCCGGCTGCCACGGGGACAATTCGCTGATCCGGTGACTAACCCCTGGTCAGGTGTTCGTTAATGGCAAAGAGGAGTCCGGTAATAATCCCCAGGGTGCAGTAGATCCGGAGCATCCGGTCCCAGGAAAGACGGGCCCCGGAGACCCGCCGCAGGAAGTAGACAACCAGAAAGGTGGCCCCGATCACATAGGGGGCCGTGGTCAGTATCTGGACCACGGTGGCTGCCAGGGAGTCGACCGGCCGGCCCGGGGTATAACGAAAGTTGAAGATGAGATAGGCCAGTATGACCAGGGCCAATGAAACCTTTTCCTTGAGTTTTTGCATATGAATCCAATGACCGCGCTGTTGTTTCCCGATACCGCGCCAAGCGGTGATATTGTCCGTCAGCTCCTGTTCTTTTTCGAAAAACTGATCCTTTATCTTCCGGCCGAACCAGATCCCGCGGGCCAACCGGACCCGGCGGCCGGCCTGCCCGGATCCCTCTGCCGCGCCTATCCGCCGGCCCCCCTGGGCAATGAACTGGACCGGTTCCATGGTCTGATCCGGGAGCTGGAACAGCATAAACAGGGCCGGGCCGGTCAACTCGGCACCCTGGCCCTGGCCGTCCTGTCCACCGCCCTGGCCGGTGACCGGGACGAGGCATCCAGCACCCGGCTGCGGGCCGCCCTGACCCGCTCCCCGGACAAGGTCGTAAGCGCCCGGCAAGGGGAACTATGGCAGGCCCGGGTCCTGCTCCGGCTGGCCGAAACCCTGGACCGCGAGGAACAGGAGATTGCCGCGGGGCTGACCGCGGTTGCCGGCAGCGAACGCGACCTGCTCGACGCCCTCAGGGGCCGGGCCGGCGAAGATGACCGGGAATGGCGGGAACCGGCCCTTGTGACGCCGGGGGCCGTTGTCCGGCAACGGGTCAAGGCCTTTGCCCGCTTGTATCTTGCCGATACCGACCCGGAACAGCCCCAGGTTCTTGCCACCGGCCGGTTCGAGGCGGCGGATCCCCTGCTGGCGGCCTATGAAAAACTACGCAACGACCCGCCGGTGCTGCGCTTCACCCTGCCATTGCCCGATCCCGGAGATATATCCGCAACAGGTGGTGACATCGCGGCCTATATTGACCTGCGCGCCGCTTTCCGGATCCAGGCCGGCCCGGCCATTGGTACATTGACCGGAAC from Desulfobacterales bacterium includes:
- the gmd gene encoding GDP-mannose 4,6-dehydratase encodes the protein MHKRALITGVTGQDGAYLAEMLLAKGYEVHGVKRRSSLFNTDRIDHLYQDPHEKGRRFFLHFGDLTDSTNLIRIIQEVQPDELYNLAAQSHVAVSFETPEYTANSDALGTLRLLEAIRILGLENKTRFYQASTSELYGQVRETPQTETTPFYPRSPYAVAKLYSYWITVNYREAYGMYACNGILFNHESPVRGETFVTRKITRALARIKLGLQDCLYLGNLEAKRDWGHARDYVEMQWLMLQQEEPDDYVIATGAQHSVRDFINSAAAELGIGIDWQGSGLEEKGYDDRGRCIVAVDARYFRPTEVDTLLGDPTKAKTRLGWEPRITFAELVAEMVREDLKDAERDELIKRHGYKACDYNE
- the mltG gene encoding endolytic transglycosylase MltG, with product MDRDLSTSDETKTGGNAAAAPPSFLKWILPFLVGIPLLWAVWLACHAFIPVNGGPVTVVIPQATGLARIEKILAAHGVIRGNTPLVILAAITGKGRRLKAGEYLFPAGRTPLQVLDLLVSGRVLYRPVTIPEGMNQYQVADILARDGWVDRDRFLARCRDPGFIRKLGLDVNDLEGYLFPDTYLLSRGQQDEGGIIRLMVAGNQRVLARLLEQYPQENGMSRHQILTLASIVEKETGRPGERPLVARVFLNRLRLGMRLQADPTVRYGLLLSRKEWGRLTRQDLEQPTPYNTYLIKGLPPGPICNPGRAAIAAVLAPATESYLYFVARNDGSHYFSRSLAEHNRAVARYQKTGR
- the lon gene encoding endopeptidase La, which gives rise to MSAGMDDFTERQDFDIPEELPMMAVRDVVVFNYMIIPLFVGRPTSVAAVNEALAKDKLLMLVTQKDATKEEPGQEDLYQVGMVSMIMRTLKLPDGRLKVLVQALSKARIREYVREDPHFSVKIEVVEEQEIDEITVETEALMRTVREQTEKLMSLRGVLSSDLVMIMNNIEEPGRLADLVGSNLHLKVAESQSVLETFGPIERLKLVAEFLRRELEVSTMQAKIQSEAKEEMSRSQREYYLREQIQALKKELGDVDDRSQELEDLRVQFTKRRMPRVVRDEALKQLKRLEVMHPDASEASIIRTYLDWLLDVPWRKSSRDRLDLKMAKKVLDADHYGLDKVKERIIEYLAVRKLNKSTKGPILCFVGPPGVGKTSLGQSIARALGRKFHRLSLGGMRDEAEIRGHRRTYIGAMPGRIIQGLKVVGTNNPVFMLDEIDKVGADYRGDPSSALLEVLDPEQNFSFSDHYLNLPCDLSKVMFITTANLTDTIPRPLMDRMEVIRLSGYTLEEKLEIARRYLLPRQLSENGITERQIKLGEEMIRKIITHYTRESGLRNLEREIGKVCRKVARRVAEGGKGPYTISNRTLDKYLGPPVFLPEFEQEAIDQPGLTTGLAWTEVGGEILYVETMVIKGRGNLTLTGQLGDVMKESARAALSYCRSRQEDLGVAEDYFEGIDIHVHVPAGAIPKDGPSAGVTIATSLYSALSKQKAASGIAMTGEITLRGRVLPIGGLKEKALAALRAGIKTVIIPDQNKKDLADIPKDIRAQMQFIPVKHMDEILALVFKDFKKRRKALIMKKKAMAGKKKKTG